A window of Streptomyces sp. NBC_00878 genomic DNA:
GCGAGGAGCGGTTGGCCTTCGAGATGCACCAGGCCGCCGCGATGTTCACCACGATCCCCGCCAGGGCCGTGCCGAACACCAGCCCGCCCTCCACCTCGGGCGGATCGATCAGCCGCCGCACCGCCTCGTACGCCAGCCAGGCGCCGAGCAGTAGCAGCGTGAGCCCGTTCGCCTGCGCGGAGAGGATCTCGGCGCGCTTGAGGCCGTACGTGAAGCCGCCGCGGGCCGGCCGCGCGGCCAGCCGCATCGCGATGAGCGCCAGCACGATGGAAACGGCGTCGGTCAGCATGTGCGCCGCGTCGGAGATCAGGGCGAGCGACTGGGCGACGATGCCGATGACGACCTCGGCCGCCATGAACGTGGCGATCAGCGTCAGCGCGATCGCCAGCCAGCGCCCGTCCGCGTCCTTCGACACACCGTGCGAGTGCCCCGCGTGCCCGCCCGACCCGTGGTGGTGGTCGTGGTGCGCGCTGGTCATGAGTGTCCCCCTCGATCCGGTGTCCGACCCCCGCAGTGAAGCGCACCTCGCGGAGATCGGCAAAGGCTGCACCGGTGACCGTTGTCATCATCGTTAACAGGCCTCTGACCTGCGACGAAGGATTCTCGAAGGGTTCTCGGTGGGACGGGTCACGCGCCGAAGAGCTGAGTCCAGTACGTGCCCGCCGAGCCGCCGCCCGCGAAGCCGACGCCGATGTGGGTGAAGGCCGGCTTGAGGATGTTGGCGCGGTGGCCGGGGCTGTCCATCCAGCCCTGTACGACCTCGGCGGCGGAGCGCTGGCCGCAGGCGATGTTCTCGCCGATGGTGCGACGGGTGCTGCCAGCCGCCGCGGCCCGGTGCCAGGGTTCGCTGCCGTCGGGGGAGGTGTGGGAGTAGAACGCGCGGGCCACCATGTCCGCGCTGTGCGCCTGCGCCGCGTTGGTGAGCAGGGCGTCTACGGCAAGTGGTCGCAGACCGGCCGTGGCCCGCTCGGCATTGGTGAGCGCCACGACCTCGGCGGCCGTCTGCGCCAGCCCGGCGGGGGTGAGGGGCCGGGCCCACAGTGCCGTCCAGTAGAGGGTGCCGGAGCGGCTGTCGGGCACGTACGCCACACCGACGTCGGTGAACGCAGGATCGTGGACGGTGCGTCGGGATTGCTCGCCCGAGAGGCAGTACTCCACGAACCCCGCGGGGTCGCGCGGGCCGGAGACCAGGTGTTCGCCGACCGTGAGATACGCGTAGCCGCCCGCGATGACGCGCTGGTGGACCGAGAGCCCGTCCGCGCCCTCGGAGTCCAGGCGGCCCCGCGCCGCCATGCCCGCGGCGTGCGCGTGCGCCGCGGCGGTGAGACGGCCGTCGAGGGACACGGGCGGGGCGCCGACGGCGGCACGGGCCGAGTTCACGAGACCGAGGAACTCGCGGGAGGCCGGCCCTGCGACGGCGGGAGCGGCGGTGGGTCCGGCGGTGGGCCCGGCAGTGGGGGACCCTCCGGCCGGCGCACCGCCGGTGTTCCATACGGCGTTCCCGGCGGGCGGGCGTCCGGTGCTGCCGGTCGGAGGATGTCCCGTCGTCCCGGTCGGAGGATGACCCGTCGTCCCGGCCGGGGGACGACCGGTGGTCCCGGCCGGGGGACGCCCCGTGGTCCCGGTCGGAGGGCGACCCGAACTCCCGGCCGGCGTGCGACCCGAGCCCCGGAGCCGTCCGAGCCCGGCACGCGCGGCGTTCAGGGCCGTCGCGACAGCGGGGCTCCTGGAACCCGGGATGCCGGAGCCGCCCGGGATGCCGGAGCCGCCCGGGACGCCGGAGCCGCCCGGAACGGCACCGCTGCCCGCGCCCGGCCCTGTCCCCGCCCCCGCGTCGGCGTCCTCGCTCACCTCCACCCCGAAGTCCCGTGCGATCCCGGCCAGTCCGTCCGCGTACCCCTGGCCCAGGGCGCGCAGCTTCCACGCGGTCCCGCGGCGGTAGATCTCGGCGAGCAGCAGCACGGTCTCCCGCTGGGGACGCGGCGGGGTGAACCGGGCGAGCACACCGCCGCCGGGGCCGGTCACGCGCAGCGTCGGAGCGGGCAGCCGGCCCAGTGGGGTGCCGGGCTCGGCGGGGCTGACGACGACGGTGACGCGGCTCGCTCCGGGCCGCAGCGCGGGCGGGTCCACGGTGAGCGTCTCGCCGTGCAGCCGCGCACCCGGTGCGGTCGGCTGGTTGTAGAACACGAAGTCGCCGTCGCCGCGCACCTTGCCGGTGTCGTCGGTGATGAGCGCGGACACGTCGAACGGTCCGGGCACGTGCAGGGTCAGGGTGCCGCCGGGCAG
This region includes:
- a CDS encoding CAP domain-containing protein is translated as MSELVPGGNLPLPGGTLTLHVPGPFDVSALITDDTGKVRGDGDFVFYNQPTAPGARLHGETLTVDPPALRPGASRVTVVVSPAEPGTPLGRLPAPTLRVTGPGGGVLARFTPPRPQRETVLLLAEIYRRGTAWKLRALGQGYADGLAGIARDFGVEVSEDADAGAGTGPGAGSGAVPGGSGVPGGSGIPGGSGIPGSRSPAVATALNAARAGLGRLRGSGRTPAGSSGRPPTGTTGRPPAGTTGRPPAGTTGHPPTGTTGHPPTGSTGRPPAGNAVWNTGGAPAGGSPTAGPTAGPTAAPAVAGPASREFLGLVNSARAAVGAPPVSLDGRLTAAAHAHAAGMAARGRLDSEGADGLSVHQRVIAGGYAYLTVGEHLVSGPRDPAGFVEYCLSGEQSRRTVHDPAFTDVGVAYVPDSRSGTLYWTALWARPLTPAGLAQTAAEVVALTNAERATAGLRPLAVDALLTNAAQAHSADMVARAFYSHTSPDGSEPWHRAAAAGSTRRTIGENIACGQRSAAEVVQGWMDSPGHRANILKPAFTHIGVGFAGGGSAGTYWTQLFGA